The stretch of DNA CCACTGGGTTCAAGCTCTGTAAGTAATTCAACCTGGCTCCTCATATTCTCTCTCATTTTCTGGGTGGtttgattattttcaaaattcttGGTTGTTTTTGAGTGGAAAATGCATTTCTTTTTTTGGACTTTATTACAGATATTGTTTTGAAATGAACAGGACATTTTCATTGGCCCGTGGCAAGTTTCTTTCTTTGTTAGAATATTGACGTTTGGGTGAATTTGCTGTTATTTCCTGTTGCTGGAAATGAATTTAACATCttgttatatattatatatatatccatcatTGAATAGGCGAGGTTCACCTCATAATTATATTCTTCATCGATCTCTTCTTCCACGACATATTGACTCTATCTACGGACTTGGTAACGGGGCAGGAAAGGGAAAGACTTTCGGTGGGTTTCCTGCCTCCTTCGTTTACTTTTTACGCGAAAACAGAAAACTAAATCGACAAggtgatttcaaatttttgcaATGGTGCTCAAATTAGATTCTACAGTGCTAGAAATTTTGAACTGAATAATTTGATAAAGAGAAAGATCAATCTTGACTTTTTCGCGGGCTAAATCTTGTTTGTAAGAAAAGAGTTGGTCAACACGTGACCAAATAATCAATAGCATGCCATCCTCGGTTAATAATAGCAATATTATATTCTCAAAATTAGGCCAATGGAGATGATAAAAGGGCACGCCATTATTcttttcataaaatataatatgtctatatctatatatagtGATTTAATTTGTTGGTGTGATAAATGAATTGACGTGAAAAAGAAGCACATTGATTCGTGATTCTTGATGAATATGTATGCCTTCTTCGCTTTTGCCATAAAATTGGATTATAgatgtatatattttttctataaaatatgtattaatgtgTAGCGGAGTTAGCTAAGAATTCCAACCGGGTTGAGCTACATCAATGGCCTATCGTATTAATGAGTTAGTGGGTCAACTTTCACAAGTGGTCTCTCTGTGTCTTAATTCTTGGTATCTTATTTCaaactatatttttattttctatctATTGTAAATCAATGttatattttctgaaaaataaaacAAGATATTGGAGTATTGCTTGATGTGGGCTTCCAATTGGCGAGTAGGACACATTCTTCGTCTGTCTCTATCTGGTGTCCACCAGCCACTGTGTTGTTTATAAATCTCGAACTGGTCAatctaattattttaatatattagtTATGTTTGATGTCGACTTGGACAATGTTATCTTGTCATCATGGGAAGGAGGCGGCATGATACGATGTTATTTGTCGGGTGGAATTTATATTTGTAGAAAAATATTATCATAGAATCATTACGCCTTCTTGCAAAACTGAGAGTTTTAGTTATTACAGAAAAACTTTCTTAGTTTTTAATTTCGTGGATATGAATAATGTAACAGAACCTCGCATCATACAAGACTTGTATGCGGTGCGACGACTGGTATATGTATGGCATAATCCCGAGTGATATATCAACTGGTCTCGCTAGATTCAAAAACAAAACTTGTTTCTGTTTGCTATGTCCGACTTGTGACGAATAGAACGGTTGTTTCTTTTTCGTGATTTAGGGAACAGGAAGATGGGGCGAATGTGATGAAAGTTAACAATATACTAAATCCATATAGCAGCCAATCTAATTTTGACTGGAGATTTAAGCTGACACTGAACAAGCTTTATGCATGGAATTTAGTCGATTACGAGCGTGTGGTCATGCTTGACGCCGACAACCTCTTCCTCCAAAGAACTGATGAACTTTTCCAATGTGGGCAGTTTTGTGCGGTCTTCATCAATCCATGTATCTTCCACACCGGTCTCTTTGTTTTGCAGGTGCACGATTCGCCCCTAGCATATGTTTCCCTTGAGAACGTATTTTACTTATATTGGATGCTTAAAATACTAAAATGCGTACCGATCAGAGTGGAACCAAGATTTGATTTAGATGGTTTAGAGAAAATTTGTCTATTTTACCATACGTATGTAAGTTAAGATAATCAGGGAAGCAAATAATTGATTTCTCGGTGAGAATTCACGTGTGATTACTGCAGCCATCGGTGACGGTGTTCAATGATATGATTCATGAGTTGGAGAAAGAGAGAAGTAACCCCGATGGTGCAGACCAAGGTTTTATTGGAAGTTACTTCCCTGATTTACTTGATCGGCCAATGTTTAATCCTTCTTCAAATGGAACAAAGCTTGAAGGAACATATAGACTTCCTCTAGGCTACCAAATGGATGCTTCTTATTATTGTAAGCACGTCAAGATCtttaaattttgatgattttgcACATTCATGATCATGTTTTCTAGTATCTTAATAATATTATGTCGCTATTTGGCTCTAGATCTTAGGCTCCGGTGGAGTGTACCATGTGGACCTAACAGTGTTGTCACCTTTCCTGGTGCTCCATGGTTGAAACCATGGTATTGGTGGTCGTGGCCAGTTCTACCTCTGGGACTCCAATGGCATAACCAACGGCTTCAAACTTTAGGGTATGGCTTTTCCAAAACCTTGACAAAAACGTACAGTTACATGTACATGACTTCTCAGTGAGAGAATGAGGAGTTTGATATGATGACATAAAAAATCTTTACATCAAGTACCAAACGTGCTCCTTGTGGTTCTATCCTTGGCGTTCTTGCTGACGTTGGTTATTTTCAAATTCTTTATCACATGTGGCTGCATTCCTGATAAAGCGTGCAACTCTTTTGCCAACATGGTCTTGATTAATATGTAACATGATCTCTAATCTGTTGATTTATCGCTTTCCATCAGGTACGGTGCAGAAATGCCTATAGTATTCATGGAAGCTGTATTCTACGTAGGAATAATGGCTGTGGCTCGTGTAGCACGTCCCAATTTATCCAAGTTATGTTATCGTCGAGAAGAAAAGAGCATCTTCTTCATACAAATGGGCTACAAATTGATTGCCGTATGGTCCATTCTTGCTGCATATATTGTCCCTTTCTTCTTAATACCCCACACTATTCACCCCGTTATTGGCTGGAGTCTCTATTTGCTCGGTGCCTTCTCACTTTCTTGCATTGCAACCAACGCTTTTCTTCTACCAATGCTTCCCGTATTAGTGCCATGGATCGAAATCTTGGGAACCCTAATCGTAATGGCTTACCCTTGGTATCCCGATGGTGTTGTGAGGGCACTTTCGGTATTCGCCTACTCGTTTTGCTGCTCACCGATTCTATGGATGTCGTTTTCTAAGATTATGTCGTACCTTCAAATTTCTCTTGAAAGGGAAGCATTCCTGCCTAGACTAGGGGATAACGCGTCACCCTCGGGTTTCAACAAGTTGTACTGAGACTGATGAACTCAATTTCATTCTTTGTGGAATTAAGAGGAGATGGAGATTATGGTCGAGAATGTTCAGGCCCCATTTTGCTGCTTCCTTAGCTAGCTTTATACATCTATCAGCGTTCAAGAAGCAAGTGCTATCCAGTCAATCGTGTTGAGTTGATCAGCATAGAATCGAAATTTTGTGATTGATCGATCAAATTGATTTACATATGATAATCATGTATCGAGAATCAATCTTGCTGTGAACTGACGTATATAAAACTTTTGTATTGATTCGATTTTTCATGGCTCAAGTCGCAACATGCGGAACAGGTCGGAGAGTTTCTCAAGTTACATGAGTGGAAAAACAATGTGATCAAATTACTTGTCTTGCAAAGAAGACTCGTCTGTTATTTAATTGATTGTATTCTGCTAATATATTTCCACTCAATATAACGAAATTACCAGTTACCCAAATCCATTCTGCGGTTTTGACTAGAAAGTACATCCAAAGATAATTTCAACTTCCCACATCCTATTTTGTGCGCAACTTTGGGGTTTTATTATGTGTCCCAATAATTGCAGCGTGACAGGGTATCTTAGCAGCAACCACAACTCCGAGGCGAAGTTAGTGTCAACATGGTTGAGCAACAACATGAATGCGAATGTATTTACATATACAGATCTCAACATTCACCTTCTTTTTAACCAACACAAGACTGCCCCCACTTGTTTTACCAAATAATGAATCAGCTATATTAACAAATTCATGAATCAGAACTTTTGTATTGAATGCTAAATAAAAGGGATTAATAGAGTAGCGTTTGATGTTTTGATAAAACCAAATTACAGAACATTATAACTATGTGCCAACCATCTACTTAGTTGCTTGGCATTCTCTCTCCAAAATGACAATGATAGGACAGCAAGAAAAGCATGAGATTTTCAACATGAAGTACCTCACATAATACAACAATTCTGTTGGGACTCGATCATCTGAGACCTGCGCAAAAATGTGTGAAATTTTTTGATCAGCTATACCCGCATGCGAAAACAGAAAAGAAACCGAAAGATGATATTGAATCATGAGTTTTGTTTTGTTGATCAAAATACCAATTCAATCAGAAGCTAGGGTTGACAACTAACTTTTACTCGTACTATTTTGTCAGTTCCAATGTACCACATTTTCATACAAACTACAGTCTGTAGCCACGACAAACACAGAGATGCATGAATTCTAATGACTTTAGAAAATCCGAAAAGAGTTAAACCACTCTCATTATCACAGGATAGGTTCCATAAGAAACATAGCACCGGCTTGCCGGGAGTCAGAGTAAGTATTATAAACTACACTAACAAGGTCAGATGAACTTACAATTGTCCGAGATTTGATAAATCAAATTCTGGAGCGAGCTCTTGCACTATATCATTAGGTGGTTGACCACATTCTTGCATTTTCTGCATCAGCTCCACAATCTTGTTGAAGTTGTTGGGATCAGACGCATAAACTTGGTTTAGATCTTTTATAAGTTCATACTGGTGGGAATAACATGCATACTCCTCATCAGTTAgtttagctttattctcttccaACCATATTGGATAACGTTCTCCAATCTCTTTCATAGGTTCGTGAAGAATTTCCTTGGACAGAAGTTGTTGCATCATCGTCTCCACGATCGAATCCATGTCCTGCAATTGTGAGCCAAATATATGATTTGTCACTTTGATT from Primulina eburnea isolate SZY01 chromosome 6, ASM2296580v1, whole genome shotgun sequence encodes:
- the LOC140834643 gene encoding putative glucuronosyltransferase PGSIP8 yields the protein MGEKVGGRKVVLSYLIGWLVLNLAAACVVCERRVHKNAYATIMYMGTPRDYEFYVATRVMLRSLGELEVDADLVVIASMDVPHHWVQALEQEDGANVMKVNNILNPYSSQSNFDWRFKLTLNKLYAWNLVDYERVVMLDADNLFLQRTDELFQCGQFCAVFINPCIFHTGLFVLQPSVTVFNDMIHELEKERSNPDGADQGFIGSYFPDLLDRPMFNPSSNGTKLEGTYRLPLGYQMDASYYYLRLRWSVPCGPNSVVTFPGAPWLKPWYWWSWPVLPLGLQWHNQRLQTLGYGAEMPIVFMEAVFYVGIMAVARVARPNLSKLCYRREEKSIFFIQMGYKLIAVWSILAAYIVPFFLIPHTIHPVIGWSLYLLGAFSLSCIATNAFLLPMLPVLVPWIEILGTLIVMAYPWYPDGVVRALSVFAYSFCCSPILWMSFSKIMSYLQISLEREAFLPRLGDNASPSGFNKLY